One window from the genome of Cucumis melo cultivar AY chromosome 10, USDA_Cmelo_AY_1.0, whole genome shotgun sequence encodes:
- the LOC103489074 gene encoding protein NRT1/ PTR FAMILY 2.13-like, which yields MESESEKKGSSNSHSPNNFKDANNNNPKLSISNKSKREPGGWKSMPYILGNETFERLASMGLLANFMVYLKTVYHMDQVSATSLMGLWTGVTSFLPLLGAFLSDAYIGRYWTIAIASIFSFLGMASMTLTAWLPQLHPPGCGGSVKCLTPTASQLGFLIMSLCLVSIGSGGIRPCSIPFGVDQFDPTTEKGRKGIASFYNWYYATFMVVLVFTLTIVVYIQDSVSWVLGYGIPTGLMFCSIILFFMGTHVYVFIKPEGSIFTGLAQVAVAAYKKRHLKLPDDRKGFYDPPLDPASVVLSKLPLTNQFSFLNKAAIVTENEMKPDGTRLNKWNLSSIQQVEELKCLFRVFPIWVTGILSLTPIIQQSTFSISQALQMNRHMGSNFQIPPASLIVISFLTITFFIPLYDRFLVPTLRKFTGHPNGITELQRMAIGIIFAVFSMVVAGLVEMQRRNQANNEGSIMSVFWLTPQFFLMGLCEAFNIIGQIEFFNKEFPEHMRTMGNAFSSCSIALSSYINTAMVLIVHRTTGRGGAHGKPDWLIDDLNKGRLDYFYYVVAATAFCNFFFFLYCAKNYRYKGHVSDDE from the exons ATGGAGAGTGAGAGTGAAAAAAAAGGTTCGAGCAACTCTCATAGTCCTAACAACTTCAAAGatgctaataataataatcctaAGCTTTCAATATCCAACAAATCTAAAAGAGAGCCTGGAGGATGGAAGAGCATGCCTTACATTCTTG GAAATGAAACATTTGAAAGACTAGCTTCCATGGGATTACTAGCAAATTTCATGGTGTATCTAAAAACAGTGTATCATATGGATCAAGTTTCGGCGACCAGCTTAATGGGGTTATGGACGGGAGTCACCAGTTTCTTGCCTCTTCTCGGCGCATTTCTCTCCGACGCATATATTGGCCGCTATTGGACTATCGCTATTGCTTCCATTTTTTCCTTTCTG GGGATGGCTTCAATGACATTAACGGCATGGTTGCCGCAGCTACATCCACCGGGGTGCGGCGGATCAGTGAAATGCTTAACGCCGACGGCTTCTCAATTGGGATTCTTAATAATGAGTCTTTGTTTAGTATCAATCGGAAGCGGGGGAATACGACCGTGTAGTATTCCATTCGGGGTGGATCAATTTGATCCGACGACGGAGAAAGGGCGGAAAGGGATAGCGAGTTTTTACAATTGGTATTACGCAACATTCATGGTGGTCTTGGTGTTTACATTGACGATTGTTGTGTATATTCAAGACTCAGTTAGCTGGGTTTTGGGATATGGAATTCCGACGGGGCTAATGTTTTGTTCTATAATTCTCTTCTTCATGGGAACTCATGTTTATGTGTTCATAAAACCTGAAGGAAGCATTTTTACTGGGTTAGCTCAAGTGGCTGTTGCTGCTTACAAAAAGCGTCATCTTAAACTTCCTGATGATAGGAAGGGTTTTTATGACCCCCCTTTGGACCCTGCCTCTGTTGTCCTCTCAAAGCTTCCTCTCACTAACCAATTCAG TTTTCTAAACAAAGCAGCAATCGTAACAGAGAACGAGATGAAACCCGACGGAACAAGATTAAACAAATGGAATCTAAGCAGCATACAACAAGTAGAAGAATTAAAATGCTTGTTTAGAGTTTTCCCAATTTGGGTAACAGGAATCCTTAGCCTAACTCCAATTATTCAACAATCCACCTTCTCAATTTCCCAAGCTCTTCAAATGAACCGTCACATGGGATCCAATTTCCAAATCCCTCCTGCTTCCTTAATCGTCATTTCTTTCCTCACCATCACTTTCTTCATCCCTCTCTATGATCGCTTCCTCGTCCCAACTCTCCGTAAATTCACCGGACACCCGAACGGCATAACCGAGCTTCAACGCATGGCCATCGGCATAATCTTCGCCGTCTTTTCCATGGTCGTTGCAGGCCTAGTCGAAATGCAGAGAAGAAATCAAGCCAACAATGAGGGGTCTATAATGTCTGTCTTTTGGCTCACTCCACAATTCTTCCTAATGGGGCTTTGTGAAGCGTTTAATATAATTGGACAAATAGAGTTTTTCAATAAGGAATTTCCGGAGCATATGAGGACTATGGGAAATGCTTTCTCTTCATGCTCTATCGCTTTATCTAGCTATATTAATACGGCTATGGTTTTGATTGTGCATCGAACCACCGGACGTGGCGGCGCTCACGGCAAGCCCGATTGGTTGATAGATGATCTCAATAAAGGGAGATTGGATTACTTTTATTACGTAGTCGCTGCAACGGcgttttgtaattttttcttttttctttactgTGCTAAGAATTATCGTTACAAGGGTCATGTGTCCGACGACGAATAG